The following DNA comes from Populus trichocarpa isolate Nisqually-1 chromosome 19, P.trichocarpa_v4.1, whole genome shotgun sequence.
CCATGGCCAGGTCCACATGTTACTCCTGTGATATGTAGTTCTTCGGTGCCATCTCCCACGGAGATACAATCATCGCCTGTGCCAATTTTTGAATCGATAATGTAGATCCCAGTAGATTGGCCGACATGGATTCCATCGGTGTTTACACTCTCACCAGGTGCACTCACGGTAAAATGCTGGAAGGTGAGGTTTTTGCACCCCAAGACGTTAACATGAAAGTTCTTGCTATCTAGAGTAGTTATATCTCGGACTAATGCATTGGTGATGAAATCGAACCTTAAATTCTGATACATGTTTGAAGCAAACAAAAAGCAAATGATTAAAGAAACTTTGGTAGTGccataacatataattaaaaaataaggaaattaggcttcataatggTGATTAGATTACCATTGGGAGGCTGTCACAATCTTTATCTTTCTGACATGTACTTTTGCTCCACGCAGCCTTTCCCTGCCCATCAAAAGTGCCGCTTCCCGACAATGTAAATTTATCAACGTGTCCGAAATTAACCCAATGCCCTCCTGAGAACTGATTTGGGTCAACCGGTGCCTTCAACATGCCATCAACTTGGAGCTCAATCGCAGCCTTGCAAGGACCTGCTAGAGTCAATTTCCGTAACGAGTATGTCCCACTTGGAATAAGAACTTTGCTGGGGTTTGTTGAAGCACAAGCATCTTTCCAAGCATTGGTTAAAGCCTAAAAATGGAAAGAGAAGGGAAATATTTAGAGAGGATCAGTAGGTCTCAAATTCGGGTGTTATAAGGAAACGTAAATAAGTTCTGACTCGAATACTATATATTCagctatttaaaaatcaaacgcATGCATGCGAGAAAATATACAAGATACCTCTGTGATATCTTTATCGGAACCATATTTAGTCACATCGAAGACACCTTTTGATTGGGCTTTAGCAGTTGATGCTAACAATAAAAACAGTGAGAATGATATTATTGCTGAGGAGACAACTTTCAGGCCCATCTTTTTGTCAGCTATGCTGCTTTCTTTCTTCAATACTCTAGGAAAACGAATGAATTTCTTAATCTTCCATGTCGATCCTTTATACGGCGAGAGGGGAATTCAACACCACTCGTAAATTTATCAAGCAGTTGATGAATTTTATCCATGTTTGTGCAAGGTTGTAGCTTTGCCATTCAATGTCATTACTATTATTAGCTTCTCTTGCAatatagcatatcaaaatgttctaagaaaaatctatatatatcgAGCCTAATTTCATGCAAAGATttgtttaattcaataaaaattcttcaatttttgaatATTAGCTTTCCATTATTGGCATATATACAATTAGAGTAAGCAATACATACCTAATATGAGTCAAACCCTATTGAGATTTCTAGGATTTAGTTTCTCCAAAACcttcttgttattgtttttattacaaTCATTTTCCGGAGAGAAGTGATTGAGAATAATGGATATTCTGGAGATCCTATTGTATGgacatatatatatcaatcaccCTGTCCATAGAAGCCTGAATTTGATGGAAAGATTTGttcagtttaataaaaattcctttatttttgaagattttgttaTTGAAGATGCtgtttccattttattttatttttgccctTGATATAGTatataataaaactttaaataacaTCAGACTTTCTAAATTATCTCTCTAATCTATTAAAAAGACATTGACAAGATTCTAAATATGCACACAGAAAAACACTTGCTAAAAGAACAACaaagttcaattatttttcaactcaatgcgcaaagatgaaattgaaaaaaaaaactagagtcaACTCTAGTTAGCATGTCAAACATACAACCACAattatgagactgagataactcagtaaaaaacaaatcaaaagaatatcaTGAAGCCTGATTCCCAACAAATCCCATGCAAAATGGtagaaaaaagcaattaaaaaataacacaaaaaaaaaacatgcagacCCAGTTAAGCTCAGCAAAACCCGCTACCTAGATCAAGCAAATGGAATAACCCAATTATAATATCAActtaatcttgaaaaataaaattaaaaaatgattgaattaaaaaaaagacttgaggCAATCTCATGGCTTAGACAATGAAATTAGGTTAACCTGgtagaaagaaaatagaagaaaaaacaaagcctaacttctttttttataaaaaaatcaattgtcgaatgatgaaattgaaaaaaaaaaatcaatgaaaaaacatcaaccgtaaaaaaaaatcgatatcaactcaagttaacttttcaaacccttGACCCGTCAAATCAAAATCACCGTATCGGGAAAAAcacaaaactcaattcaaaaCTAACCACTTGgtgaataatgaaaatgaaaataaaaattaatttaacaaaaggatccaaaaccaaaaaaaataacaatcacaagaataatgtttaaatttgaaaaaattaatgagacaacaacttaaaattttggattgaagggtgaaataaaaaacaaattacaaaacaactcagaagaaaaaatagcaaacaaaagaatgaaaaacatatttgaaatgacaataaaatgagaagaaaattgttgctacccaatGTTTTGCccccttttttaaaatttaaaataaaaaatctactttCAACGCATAGTTTTTAACGCACTCTTTGAGTCGAAGTtgatgttgctttttttttcaaaagtcaaaaacacaaaataaatataaaaaatagaaaaaatgcatttatattttagtGATCTAATTGTAATTGTGGAAATGAGagaattgattttcaaattggAAACCCTCTCACCAAGCAAcctaaattttaatcaaatggtCCACAATCGATTTTCTTAATCCAAGGGTCCATATTTCCTTGCTTTGCCTCTCATTTGATTTAAATCTCTACCACTGGATTTCAAGAATTAATATCTACTACTCATTTTATATCAATCTCACATCAAGGACAACTACAATTAAACAAGCAACTAGGCATataaatttcttccaattagaCATACAAAATTCAGTTATTCCTTAACATGTTCTTCCaaacacatataaaaagttCTAACAAAACTCAATAACAATGCTATCAACATCTATAGTTTTGCATTTTTATGATCATAGTCATACACGTATTATATCACATAAACATTATCgcatttacattaatttttcgATGTATACTTCCTTTGCATGAGAAGTCAAATACATTCACAGTAATATTCAACTTTAGGTTCAATAATTCTCCTTAAATTTCCCAAATTTCAACAACATAAATGCTTAAGTCAATATACGTAACATAATACATAATGAAACtcctttaaaatcattttctttataaatatatacGTTAATCTATCACAATATCACTTAACTACATACAATTCTACTTCATGCAATGTAACCACTCATTGGTCGACCATTGCGCCTTTAAGGATCCCATGGTTTTCTTCAGCATTTCTTCCTAAATTAATACCCAACTCAACTTAATCTAACCCAATTGATCAACTTATAGTCAATTTACATTTCCCCAAAATTTCACTCTGAACCCAAGCATCAATCTCATGATATCAACCTCAATTGTTATCTTTTCACATGAAATTGCTAGGTCAGGTGTAGAAGTCTTAACCAAAgatacactaccagaaaactagagaaaaccaacggaattaccgacggaaagatttcgtcggtaataattaccgacggacataattccgtctcaaaatctgtcggtatataccgaccatTTCGTCGACGGGGTATACAGTTTGTCTGGAAATATGCAACGGCTTGGTGAAGTCAagcgattttaccgacggaattaccgagggattcaaactgagatagccgtacagtgacgtggcactTTCACCGACGAAAgcaccgatggaatcaccgacggaatgaatccgtcggtgattccatcggaaaaaaccattatataccCACCCATCTGCcaacactctcttcctctgtttctccttcttcttctttcccatcccacctctcccctcccaaactacAGCCAACCTCCctcccatcccaactctccactattctcaacacgagcactcaagttaatttcttatatcttgtacgtggtcacaatatccgtttcttgtagattttatcatttttttgtaagtaaatctatcatttttagttttaatatttaattgtgaattttattgttgtagtatatgtattttgttaacgtttgtacttgtttaattgttatttttcaaagaaacttgtagtatgaatgtataattttttagttgttatagtttgttttagattttgtcaaattatatttgtttgtaaattgttgaaattttgtttgaattacaccgaattaaatgtatcattgtgatgaaataaataattaatagtttgtttaacgagtcttgtttaattgttatcaattctatttcaaagttgtgatttctgtaaatttatatatgtataaatttgtatgtatgaacgttgatagttgataattgataatgaatatttaacataagtgttgttttagtttgttggataatgtcggggaaaacaaatatttttattatgttttatagaggttcaatagaagtcatggatgatcgttcatggatgtatcgggactcaccccaaggattgcggaggatggattattgtaacggtgtccagggttttattaatttcgcaacatctatttcgaggaattttactgatggcggtattaggtgtccatgcaggaagtgtaaaaatttaaagtttctacatcaagatgttgtaacgatgcatcttctaaccaaagggttcatggaagattacctgtgttggtatgctcacggagaactatttgttcctgatgagagcatggaagaacaggtggttgggtcaacttctagtgctagcaacatgcatgaagttggaaatgagaacaataatccttacaggaatatggttatggatgcaatgagaatgagtgaaggtaatgtcagggaatgtccaatcgtagaagaagaacctaatgcagatgcagcaaggttttttgatctgttgagagattctgacgaaccattatgggatgactgcacgaaccacagtaaattatcagtcgtagcataggtgttcaccatcaagtcagatcacgggttgagtgaggttgATTATGCAAGATTATtaaatgggcgagaagcattttacctgaagggaacaggctgaaaaagaacttctatgctgccaagtccatgatgaaacccctcagtttaggataccagaaaattgatatatgccctaacttctgcatgttatactaccttgaaaatgctgagatgaccgagtgcatgacatgcgggcattcccgttacaaacccagaactggtagagggaagactcccatgacatataaaaaacttagatacttcccaatcacacctagactgcagaggttattcatgtcaccaaggactgctgagcacatgacatggcaccaatcacaccatgagGTTGAttgagtgatggttcatccttctgatggtgaagcctggaaacactttaacagtatgcatcctcacttttcagctgaatcaaggaacgtgcgtcttgggttgtgtacagacagattcaacctattcgggtcatttgctgctccttattcttgttggccggtcatactgacagtttataacttgccaccggggatgtgtatgaggccggagttcatgtttttatctatgatcataccaggtccgagcagtccggggcagaatatagatgtttgtcttcgtccgttgattgatgagttgacgcagttgtggtcctctagagctttgacttatgacatctcgagaaaacaaaattttgttatgagagcggctttgatgtggactatcaatgatttcccagcttatggaatggtttctggttggagcacgcatggaaagctagcatgtccatactgtatggagaacaacaaggcattcacgctaacaaacgggggtaaagcttcttttttttactgtcaccgtcgtttcttgccacataaccacaggtacagaaagaacagaaaggatttctttgttggcagagttgaaaatgatgttgcaccctcGCGTCTTTCCAGTGAAGAAttatttgatgttgtgtcagagtacggtgaaattgtgtttggtctccaatcaggtaagcagaagtttcctggttttggtttgacccataattgggtgaagcgaagtatgttttgggagcttccttattggaagaccaatcttctccgccataaccttgacgtcatggacattgaaaagaacgtgtttgagaacattttcaacaccgtcatggatgtgaaggggaagacaaaggacaacatcaaggctagattggatgtagcgctgttctataaccgtaaaaatatggagttggtttgtgatgggtcacgggtcgcaaaaccaagagcaagcttcgtgctagagaaaaacgcacaactactagtctacaaatggcttaagagtctgtgtttccCCGATgaacatgcctcgaacatatcaaggctggttaatacggaggaatacagattatatggaatgaagagtcatgactgccatgtgtttatgcaaacactcatcccattagcttttcgtgatttgttgccaaaggggatatgggatgcactaacggagattagtcatttcttcagagatatatgctccagcaagttgaatgttgatcacattgaaaggcttgaaaagaatatcgtcgagacaatatgcaaacttgagatgatattccctccatcattttttgactcaatggagcatctacccgtacatttaccgtttgaggtaaaagttggaggaccggtccagtacagatggatgtatccattcgagaggttagatattacagttgctatgacatttataattaaatgtttttatttttattttaatgtttttaattgataattttgtattaatatatatatatatatatatatatatatatatatatgcaggtacttgttcaatcttaaaaaaaaggttaagaacaaggcgcatgttgaggcgtcaatatgtgaggcgtatattgttgaggagatctcaacatttatctcatactatttcaaacctcatttga
Coding sequences within:
- the LOC18108396 gene encoding exopolygalacturonase → MGLKVVSSAIISFSLFLLLASTAKAQSKGVFDVTKYGSDKDITEALTNAWKDACASTNPSKVLIPSGTYSLRKLTLAGPCKAAIELQVDGMLKAPVDPNQFSGGHWVNFGHVDKFTLSGSGTFDGQGKAAWSKSTCQKDKDCDSLPMNLRFDFITNALVRDITTLDSKNFHVNVLGCKNLTFQHFTVSAPGESVNTDGIHVGQSTGIYIIDSKIGTGDDCISVGDGTEELHITGVTCGPGHGISVGSLGKYPNEKPVSGIFVKNCTISDTTNGVRIKSWPALYGGVASNMHFEDIVMNNVQNPVIIDQVYCPWNQCSLKAPSKVKISGVSFKNIRGTSATPVVVQIACSSGFPCEKVELADIKVAYSGPDGPAKSQCSNVKPIISGTMSAPGC